Proteins encoded together in one Desulfosporosinus meridiei DSM 13257 window:
- a CDS encoding ParB/RepB/Spo0J family partition protein, producing MSKKGLGRGLQALLSDDIGNNEEGIKEISVSIIDPNPEQPRREFDPQGLNDLADSIRVHGLLQPILVRPSGDRYIIIAGERRLRAVKIVGQSTIKCIVQECSDQEMAERALIENIQRADLSPVDEGLAYEKLIKEYGLSQEQVAQRVGKARSTITNLLRIIQLPNAILDLLRSNSISLGHAKVLLGVKDTTLQVLTAQKAAKEQLSVRDTESLINRLSEKSDKVRHTREFSPLLNQVQDHLRSCFQTKVNIKGDTKRGSIEVQFFSEEELNRLLELWNIRIE from the coding sequence GTGTCTAAGAAGGGACTTGGTCGGGGACTTCAAGCACTCCTATCAGATGATATAGGTAATAATGAAGAAGGTATTAAGGAAATATCAGTGTCAATTATAGACCCTAACCCTGAGCAACCGAGAAGGGAATTCGATCCTCAAGGACTCAATGATCTTGCAGACTCTATACGAGTACATGGATTGTTACAACCTATTCTGGTGAGACCTTCCGGCGACAGGTATATTATAATCGCCGGTGAACGACGCCTTCGTGCGGTAAAGATTGTCGGACAGTCTACTATAAAGTGCATTGTTCAAGAGTGCAGTGATCAAGAAATGGCCGAGAGAGCATTAATTGAGAATATTCAGCGTGCTGATTTATCTCCTGTTGATGAAGGACTTGCCTACGAGAAACTTATTAAAGAATACGGATTGAGCCAAGAACAAGTTGCGCAACGTGTTGGCAAGGCTCGATCAACAATAACAAATCTTCTACGGATAATACAATTACCAAATGCTATTCTTGATTTGCTTCGAAGTAACTCTATTTCATTAGGCCATGCTAAGGTGTTATTGGGTGTTAAAGATACAACTTTACAAGTCTTAACTGCTCAAAAAGCCGCTAAAGAACAACTGTCTGTTCGAGATACTGAAAGTTTGATTAACAGACTATCGGAGAAATCCGATAAGGTGCGACATACTCGGGAGTTTAGTCCGTTACTAAACCAAGTGCAAGATCATCTTAGGAGCTGCTTTCAAACAAAAGTTAATATTAAGGGTGACACTAAACGCGGTAGCATCGAGGTTCAGTTTTTTTCGGAAGAAGAGTTGAATAGATTACTTGAGCTATGGAACATCCGCATAGAGTAA
- the mnmE gene encoding tRNA uridine-5-carboxymethylaminomethyl(34) synthesis GTPase MnmE, whose product MEDTIVAMATAMGEASIHILRLSGSEAGKIIEKCFNPQNSERWQLGENFTLNLGLFHDEHKVLDEVLIGRMLSPFSYTGEDVYEINCHGGPYVAQRILQECIRNGARLAEAGEFSKRAFLNGKLDLIQAEAVIDLISSRTETSANLALAQLSGGLSHQITDLRDKILEILAYIEAGIDFPEDDVESLDRNNLQSLIGKTLSSIEDLLKGSKTGKILRDGLLTVIVGQPNVGKSSLLNALLKEDRAIVTDIPGTTRDEIRESVSVGGILLKLVDTAGICESSDFVERLGIERSWNALKSAELILLVVQANIPLTNVENEILNTYKDKVIVVLNKTDLLKSNQEVVITNNYGLCIPLSILEHRGFDELENAIRKRVFQGDTAISSDPLLSNIRQISSLDNCKNSLNQAFESLLQGMPWDILSIDIRHALQHISEITGHNVQESLLDDIFSRFCIGK is encoded by the coding sequence TTGGAAGATACAATAGTTGCAATGGCTACCGCTATGGGTGAAGCTAGTATTCATATTTTGAGATTAAGTGGTTCCGAAGCAGGAAAAATAATAGAAAAGTGTTTTAACCCCCAAAATAGTGAACGTTGGCAATTAGGCGAAAACTTTACTCTTAATCTGGGACTATTTCATGATGAACATAAAGTTCTCGATGAAGTCTTAATTGGTAGAATGCTATCTCCGTTTTCATATACTGGTGAAGATGTCTATGAAATTAACTGTCACGGTGGTCCCTACGTAGCTCAAAGAATTTTGCAAGAATGTATTAGAAATGGAGCCCGTTTAGCAGAAGCCGGGGAATTTTCTAAGAGGGCTTTTCTCAATGGAAAGTTAGATTTAATCCAAGCAGAAGCAGTAATTGATTTAATTAGTTCTCGAACCGAAACTTCAGCAAACTTAGCTTTAGCTCAGCTTAGTGGTGGACTCTCGCATCAAATAACAGATTTACGAGATAAAATCTTAGAAATACTAGCTTATATTGAAGCTGGGATTGATTTTCCTGAAGATGATGTTGAAAGCCTTGATAGAAATAATTTGCAATCACTTATTGGTAAGACCTTAAGTAGTATTGAGGACCTTTTAAAAGGAAGTAAGACCGGTAAAATTCTCAGAGATGGATTATTAACAGTTATTGTAGGCCAACCTAATGTAGGAAAATCTAGTTTGCTCAATGCCCTATTGAAGGAAGATAGAGCAATTGTTACAGATATACCAGGGACAACCCGTGATGAAATAAGAGAATCGGTTAGTGTTGGTGGAATTCTGTTAAAGTTAGTAGATACTGCGGGAATTTGTGAGAGCAGTGATTTTGTTGAACGGTTGGGAATTGAACGATCATGGAATGCATTGAAGTCTGCAGAGCTTATCTTATTGGTTGTTCAGGCAAATATTCCTCTTACTAATGTTGAAAATGAAATATTAAATACTTATAAAGATAAGGTCATTGTAGTTCTAAATAAGACAGACTTATTAAAGAGTAATCAAGAAGTTGTTATAACTAACAACTACGGACTATGCATACCTCTTTCTATTCTAGAGCATAGAGGTTTTGATGAACTTGAAAATGCAATTCGAAAACGAGTTTTTCAGGGAGATACTGCTATATCATCTGATCCATTACTTTCAAACATTAGACAAATATCTTCACTAGATAATTGTAAGAATTCATTAAATCAAGCTTTCGAAAGTTTGCTCCAGGGAATGCCTTGGGATATACTTTCTATTGATATTCGACATGCCCTTCAACATATTTCAGAAATAACAGGTCATAATGTACAAGAATCACTTCTCGATGATATTTTCTCTCGATTTTGTATAGGAAAGTAG
- the jag gene encoding RNA-binding cell elongation regulator Jag/EloR translates to MRIAEKTGKTVEEAITAGLNELAVDRDRVKIEVLEEPAKKGLFGLFGTRLARVRISCEDNPGILAADFVKKVCQVMSVNADTQVSKDGEHWHVNISGPELGILIGRRGDTLDALQYLTNLAVAKQLSERVRIVVDVEGYRLRREETLVRLAKRLSEKVKRTGTRIVLEPMNPHERRIIHTSLQDEARIATFSEGDDPNRRVVISLKRG, encoded by the coding sequence AGTTGAAGAGGCTATCACAGCGGGTCTTAACGAATTAGCTGTCGATCGTGATCGGGTAAAAATAGAGGTTCTCGAAGAACCTGCCAAGAAAGGTTTATTTGGACTTTTTGGTACACGTTTAGCAAGGGTGCGAATTTCTTGTGAAGACAACCCGGGTATATTAGCTGCAGATTTTGTAAAAAAAGTATGCCAAGTTATGAGCGTCAATGCTGATACTCAGGTGAGCAAGGATGGTGAGCACTGGCATGTTAATATTAGTGGGCCTGAGCTTGGAATCCTGATAGGAAGACGTGGTGATACCCTAGATGCACTTCAATATTTAACGAATTTGGCAGTAGCTAAACAACTATCCGAAAGAGTTCGAATAGTTGTTGATGTTGAGGGATATAGGTTAAGACGGGAAGAAACCTTGGTTCGTCTAGCAAAGAGATTATCTGAAAAGGTAAAAAGAACGGGTACAAGAATAGTGTTAGAACCGATGAACCCTCATGAACGGCGGATTATACACACTTCTTTGCAGGATGAAGCTAGAATTGCAACCTTTAGTGAGGGAGATGATCCGAATCGAAGGGTTGTCATATCACTGAAACGAGGCTAA
- the rsmG gene encoding 16S rRNA (guanine(527)-N(7))-methyltransferase RsmG, whose amino-acid sequence MFSEYSTLIKGLTYNHTGYELTESQVNQFCLFGDLLLEWNQKLNLTRITDPQEVILKHFIDSMVLAKYIQGEHFADLGTGAGFPGIPLKILLPELSVVLVDSLKKRLDFLDIVIKTLKLNKIVTNHARAEDFGRNQQYRGFFDSVCSRAVARLPILLEYAMPILKVNGRFIAAKGLNADQELAESKNALLVLNGKPEGIEKYNLGHSAEHRAVILIRKVGKTPSQYPRKAGTPSKNPII is encoded by the coding sequence GTGTTCAGTGAGTATTCAACCCTTATTAAGGGGTTAACCTATAATCATACAGGATATGAATTAACTGAATCTCAGGTGAATCAGTTCTGTTTGTTTGGAGACCTGTTACTCGAGTGGAATCAGAAACTCAATTTAACGAGAATCACAGACCCCCAGGAAGTAATTTTAAAACATTTCATTGATTCCATGGTTCTTGCTAAATATATTCAAGGTGAGCATTTTGCAGATCTGGGCACCGGAGCGGGCTTTCCCGGAATACCACTCAAAATTTTGCTTCCTGAGTTAAGTGTCGTGCTTGTTGATTCGTTGAAGAAGAGATTAGACTTCCTTGATATTGTTATTAAGACCTTAAAGTTAAATAAAATAGTTACTAATCATGCCAGAGCTGAGGATTTTGGACGTAATCAACAATATAGAGGTTTTTTTGATTCAGTTTGTTCACGTGCTGTAGCACGTTTACCCATTTTGTTAGAGTATGCTATGCCTATTCTTAAAGTTAATGGTCGATTCATTGCTGCTAAAGGCTTGAATGCAGATCAAGAGCTAGCTGAATCAAAAAATGCCTTGTTGGTTCTTAATGGGAAACCGGAAGGAATTGAAAAGTATAATTTAGGGCATAGTGCAGAGCATCGAGCAGTAATATTGATTCGTAAAGTTGGAAAAACTCCATCCCAATACCCGCGCAAGGCAGGAACTCCTAGTAAGAATCCTATTATTTAG
- the mnmG gene encoding tRNA uridine-5-carboxymethylaminomethyl(34) synthesis enzyme MnmG, with product MEYFAGKYDVIVVGAGHAGCEAALAAARIGCETLLLTLNLDTVAHMPCNPSLGGPAKGHLVREIDALGGQMGIIADKTSIQAKMLNTGKGPAVHALRIQSDKQAYQAHMRNALLSQPRLTIVQSLVEKVVINNYSIAGVVTRTGARFESNNVVLTSGTYLRGRIIIGDSMYEGGPNGQMPAISLSESLKEYGVELGRFKTGTPPRIQRQSVDYSKFRIQPGDERPWGFSFLPTESIFWQGDTSKQVPCWLGYTSTITHDIIRENLYRAPLYSGKIEGIGPRYCPSIEDKVVRFAERDAHQIFLEPEGWQSDELYVAGLSTSMPEDVQVKILQSISGLEHVRMLRPGYAIEYDYVLPHQLSLSLEVRQLNGLFTAGQLNGTSGYEEAAAQGLMAGINAALRALAKEPFVLRRSDGYLGVLVDDLVTKGVKEPYRLLTSRAEYRLVLRQDNADLRMTEKGRSVGLVSDDRWQRYQEKKSNLMYINQLLKSNVFSPFNETLQKVMIDVNSTPTRGGISAQDLIRRPEITLKQIVELLPELNNFDSEVLEEAEIEAKYSGYIEKQWAEIEKFSKLEDLILPKNLRYEDIRGLSTEGRQRLMEVTPLNLGQASRITGVSPADVSVLLVSLEQRRRREK from the coding sequence TTGGAATACTTTGCTGGGAAATATGATGTAATCGTAGTTGGAGCCGGACATGCCGGGTGTGAAGCTGCTCTTGCTGCTGCCCGAATTGGATGTGAAACACTTTTACTAACTCTAAACTTAGATACGGTTGCCCATATGCCATGTAATCCTTCACTTGGTGGACCGGCTAAGGGGCATCTGGTACGCGAAATTGATGCCTTAGGCGGTCAAATGGGTATCATAGCAGACAAAACATCTATACAGGCTAAGATGTTAAACACGGGAAAGGGACCTGCTGTTCATGCCTTAAGAATTCAATCGGATAAACAAGCCTATCAAGCTCATATGCGTAATGCGTTGTTGTCTCAACCCAGATTGACTATTGTTCAAAGTTTAGTAGAGAAAGTTGTCATTAATAATTATTCAATAGCTGGAGTTGTTACTCGTACAGGTGCACGTTTTGAATCAAATAACGTAGTATTGACAAGTGGTACCTATCTAAGAGGGAGAATTATTATTGGCGATTCTATGTATGAAGGTGGACCTAATGGTCAAATGCCTGCAATTTCTCTTTCCGAGTCGCTCAAAGAGTATGGTGTAGAATTAGGAAGATTTAAAACTGGAACTCCTCCAAGAATCCAGCGACAATCAGTAGATTACTCTAAATTTCGAATACAACCTGGAGATGAAAGACCTTGGGGTTTTTCCTTTCTACCGACTGAGAGTATTTTTTGGCAGGGTGATACTTCTAAACAAGTTCCTTGCTGGTTAGGATATACATCAACTATTACCCACGATATTATTCGCGAGAATCTCTATCGAGCACCATTGTATTCGGGAAAAATTGAGGGTATAGGCCCACGTTATTGTCCTTCAATTGAAGATAAAGTTGTTCGTTTTGCTGAGAGAGATGCTCATCAGATTTTCTTAGAACCGGAAGGATGGCAAAGTGATGAGCTTTATGTAGCAGGCCTTTCAACTAGTATGCCTGAAGATGTTCAAGTAAAAATTCTACAAAGTATTTCAGGTTTAGAGCATGTTCGTATGCTAAGACCAGGCTATGCTATTGAGTATGATTATGTATTACCCCATCAACTCTCTCTTAGTCTGGAAGTACGCCAATTAAATGGCTTATTTACTGCTGGCCAGTTAAATGGAACCTCTGGCTATGAAGAGGCAGCTGCTCAAGGTTTGATGGCAGGGATAAATGCTGCTCTTCGAGCTTTAGCTAAAGAACCTTTTGTCCTTCGACGCTCTGATGGTTATCTAGGGGTCCTGGTGGATGATTTAGTCACAAAGGGGGTTAAAGAACCCTATCGCTTATTGACATCAAGAGCAGAGTATCGACTTGTTCTCCGTCAAGATAACGCTGACTTAAGAATGACAGAAAAAGGAAGATCCGTTGGGTTAGTGAGTGATGATCGCTGGCAGCGTTATCAAGAGAAGAAAAGTAATTTGATGTATATTAATCAACTATTAAAATCTAACGTATTCTCCCCATTCAATGAAACCTTACAGAAGGTAATGATTGATGTGAATTCTACTCCAACCCGTGGAGGAATTAGTGCACAGGATTTAATTCGTAGGCCGGAGATTACTCTTAAACAAATAGTTGAGCTTTTACCTGAATTAAATAACTTTGATTCTGAGGTGTTAGAGGAAGCCGAAATAGAAGCTAAATACTCTGGATATATTGAAAAACAATGGGCGGAAATCGAGAAGTTTTCTAAGTTGGAAGACCTAATTTTACCTAAGAATCTTCGTTATGAAGATATCCGTGGTTTATCTACAGAAGGCCGACAAAGATTAATGGAAGTAACCCCTTTAAATTTGGGACAAGCTTCCCGAATTACAGGAGTAAGCCCGGCAGATGTCTCAGTATTATTGGTCTCTTTAGAACAACGTCGCCGAAGGGAGAAATAA
- a CDS encoding ParA family protein: MVTNVIAIANQKGGVAKTTTAINLSACLSELGKRVLLVDLDPQGNATSGMGIVKNKLTRCIYDVLINDVPLEQVIMKTEQKGLKVVPARIELAGAEIELVSQSSREAKLRKAIDDVKNDYDFIFIDCPPSLGLLTINALTAATDVIIPIQCEYYALEGLTLLMNTLDRVRKHLNPKLNILGALLTMFDARTNLSIQVVDEVKKYFPQKVFRNIVPRNVRLSEAPSHGKAINTYDSRSRGAEVYRDLAKEVLERV, encoded by the coding sequence TTGGTAACTAATGTGATCGCTATTGCTAATCAAAAAGGCGGAGTGGCTAAAACTACAACAGCGATAAATTTGAGTGCCTGTCTGTCGGAACTAGGTAAACGTGTCTTACTTGTTGACCTGGATCCACAAGGTAATGCTACTAGTGGTATGGGAATCGTCAAAAATAAGCTAACTCGATGTATTTATGATGTTCTTATTAATGATGTTCCTTTGGAACAGGTTATTATGAAAACTGAGCAAAAAGGCTTAAAGGTTGTGCCTGCGAGAATTGAACTTGCCGGTGCGGAAATTGAACTTGTTTCTCAAAGTTCACGTGAAGCGAAATTAAGAAAGGCTATTGATGACGTAAAAAATGATTATGATTTTATTTTCATTGATTGTCCTCCTTCTTTGGGGCTTCTAACAATTAATGCGCTCACTGCTGCTACAGATGTAATCATACCGATCCAATGCGAGTATTATGCTCTTGAAGGGTTAACACTACTAATGAATACCTTGGATCGTGTTCGAAAACATCTTAACCCAAAACTAAATATCTTGGGAGCTCTCTTAACAATGTTTGATGCTCGCACCAATCTATCTATACAAGTAGTTGATGAAGTCAAAAAGTACTTTCCGCAAAAGGTTTTTCGTAATATTGTTCCGCGTAATGTACGTCTTAGTGAGGCCCCTAGTCATGGTAAAGCAATAAATACTTACGATTCACGGTCTAGAGGTGCAGAAGTTTATCGTGATTTAGCCAAGGAGGTGTTAGAACGTGTCTAA
- a CDS encoding VanW family protein, giving the protein MEDSQNQRFRRDNANLVSGTDLSRRRRSSAKKQRFKFDFKRSKRLYIALGLIISFLVVVALSATIYTWDQHLIVDGVTISDVDVGNMTMDQAKETMELEVERLLGQTVKLNVDEQVKEVKLEDLGLNVSADAALEEAYQVSRRGTIINKVLAKMKTSEGIKLGLAQEWDEDKLLQRLNNDLGEFNKPAKDASFDINPNNSMAIKKEVVGRVIDTEDLVDRIKDIDIFSQVPEFTVKYKDQLPIVTAAQLEEQKITGLLASYTTRFDPSQTARSENVRIAARAMDKAVIKPGDTLSFNKIVGERTVEAGYKDAYIIVNGKFVPGLAGGICQVSSTLYNTGLLANLPVTQRSNHDLAISYVPLGQDATVAYPDLDLKFNNNTGGYLLVRTKVSSNSVTIELYGKVVQGQEVLISSKIESVIPVEEQRLVDETLAHGASRTTQEGQPGYVVKSFRTIKLNGNIKNTETLNQSKYSPLPKIISVGA; this is encoded by the coding sequence TTGGAAGATTCACAAAATCAAAGGTTTAGAAGAGATAATGCTAATCTAGTTTCGGGGACAGACCTCAGTAGAAGACGTCGAAGTAGTGCAAAGAAACAAAGATTTAAGTTCGATTTTAAAAGGAGTAAAAGATTATATATAGCATTAGGACTTATAATAAGTTTCTTAGTTGTTGTTGCTCTCTCGGCTACGATATATACCTGGGATCAGCATCTAATTGTTGATGGAGTCACAATTTCTGATGTTGATGTAGGTAATATGACAATGGACCAAGCCAAGGAAACAATGGAATTGGAAGTTGAACGTCTTCTTGGGCAAACCGTAAAGCTTAACGTTGATGAACAAGTAAAGGAAGTCAAATTAGAAGATTTAGGCTTAAATGTCTCTGCAGATGCAGCATTAGAGGAAGCTTATCAAGTTAGTAGAAGAGGAACAATTATTAATAAAGTATTAGCTAAGATGAAAACTTCTGAGGGCATTAAATTAGGATTGGCACAGGAATGGGATGAGGATAAATTACTACAACGACTTAACAATGATTTAGGAGAATTTAATAAGCCTGCCAAAGATGCATCCTTTGATATTAATCCTAATAACTCAATGGCTATAAAAAAGGAAGTCGTTGGAAGAGTCATTGATACCGAAGATTTAGTTGATAGGATTAAAGATATCGATATTTTCTCTCAAGTGCCGGAGTTTACGGTAAAGTATAAAGATCAACTTCCAATTGTAACTGCTGCCCAATTAGAAGAACAAAAAATTACTGGATTACTGGCCAGTTATACTACACGATTTGACCCTTCTCAAACTGCAAGATCAGAAAATGTTCGTATTGCTGCTAGAGCTATGGATAAGGCTGTTATAAAACCAGGTGATACTTTATCCTTTAACAAGATTGTTGGCGAAAGAACTGTTGAGGCTGGCTATAAAGATGCCTATATAATCGTTAATGGTAAATTTGTTCCCGGATTAGCAGGCGGAATATGTCAAGTTTCCAGCACTCTTTATAATACGGGGCTATTAGCTAATTTACCTGTTACTCAGAGGAGCAATCATGATTTAGCTATATCCTACGTACCACTTGGGCAAGATGCCACTGTTGCTTACCCAGATCTCGACTTAAAGTTTAACAATAATACAGGTGGGTATCTACTTGTTCGTACAAAGGTAAGTAGTAATTCTGTAACAATTGAACTCTATGGAAAGGTTGTTCAAGGACAAGAAGTGCTTATTTCGAGTAAGATCGAGTCAGTTATTCCAGTTGAAGAACAACGTTTAGTCGATGAAACTCTTGCCCATGGAGCTTCACGTACCACTCAAGAGGGTCAGCCTGGATATGTGGTTAAATCCTTCCGAACTATTAAGTTGAATGGTAATATCAAAAATACAGAAACACTTAATCAAAGTAAGTACTCACCCTTACCAAAAATTATTTCAGTTGGTGCATAA